The sequence below is a genomic window from Oscillospiraceae bacterium.
ATCATAGGCAAATGCTACGCCATGGCGTTTGCAGTATTCCCGTATAACGAACATCGTCATCTTATTCGGAACGGTTTTTCCGTTCTCCCAACGGTTTACCGTTGCGCAGCTCACGTTCAAATCCTCCGCAAGCTCTTTTTGCGAAATCCTGCGCTCGCTGCGCAGCTTGATAATAGCGTCTGCAAAGCTCATACACTCCACGCTCCTTTTGCATAGTATAACACCTGTTAGGCGCTTTTACAACCGGAGCGGCGCATTGTTCAGAAAAAAAGTTGCAAATCCGTCTTACAGAAAGGAGGCCGCGCCCCATGGCGACCACACGCATCATTTCCATG
It includes:
- a CDS encoding transcriptional regulator, with product MSFADAIIKLRSERRISQKELAEDLNVSCATVNRWENGKTVPNKMTMFVIREYCKRHGVAFAYDEEQKRGDAG